The Sphingorhabdus lutea genome segment CCGACCTACACCGCCGCCCGCATCACCGCTAGCTGTGTTATCACTGTCAACTCCGCCAACAACGCCGCAGCCATTATCATTGACCATTATGATAATAGCAGCATCCGCATTGGTTGATATTTCGACCATGATGTCGCTGCCCCCTGAATGTTTTATTGCGTTGGTTACTGCTTCCTGCAAAATACGAAAAATCTGCAAAACATCACGCGGGCCCATATTGGGGGCGTTAATCGCAGCTGGTTGCTGCCATTGAAAATTGAAACCAGCTGCCACGATGCGCGGCTCTATTCTGGCACGAAATGTGGCAAATGCTGCCTCAAGAGAGTCCCCAACTGAATCCATCGAATCAACCATTAACCGCATTTCATCAATGACGCCCTGCAATCCTTCGGCAATCTTTGGCGGATCCGCCTCGCCCATACGCGCGCTTAACATCATCGTCATCAACTGGCTGCCCAAACCATCGTGCAAATCGCGCATAATCCGGCGGCGTTCCTCATCATGTGCTTGTTCACGAACCAATGCTTGTTCACGCAATGCAGCCTCGGCCAGTTCTGCCTCACGCAGGGTTACTTTCTCTTGTAACATCATATTCAATGCCCCTTGTGATTGGAACAATCTAAAATTGCGGAAAAGAAAGGTTGCGTTCATCGCCAATAATAAAAAGACTGCGGAATTCCCAACATTATCTTCCAATAATTCAAGTTCGGGAAACCAATTTAACGCTGCATCCATCATCAATGCAGCTGCGATTACAGTCATTAATGCGCTTTCCAACAGACGGTCCTCCGCACTGGTCGCAAAATGCCAGATAAGCCGTACGGCCACCGCCACCGCCGATATGCCCAAATGCCAAATCCAAATCATCACCGGAATATCAAAGCCATTTGGCATTGGCACAAAATAAATATAATATGCGATTACCACCATCACGCACATATAGATTGCCATGGTTATAGGCTGTAGCCATCGAACGGGCCGTCCCGTCCAACTGTCAATAAAGCATAGCATTGCTGCGGGAATAAGATGAGAGATTGCGAAAAATACCAGCATCCGCCCCCAACCGTCAAATGGCGGATCAAGCCATAAATAATATCCCGCATTGGCCACAAAGCCTAAACAGAAAAGGCTAAGCCATGCAGCAAATCGCCAATCATCTGAACGAAACATCATTATTATCGCAATTAAACCCAGCAAGCTAAGCAATCCGCCAGTAAGAAGGTAAAAGTCCGAAGCAAGAAATAATCTGCGTGCGACATAATGTTCCAAAACAGAATATTCGGCTATTTTTGGTTCAAACACATCTGTATAGGGAAAACCGTCGCGTAATGTGATGAAGGTTAATTTGTTTGCGCCGGTCTTTAACAAACCAGAAGGCATGTGGGAAAGTGTGCGGACCTGTCCATGGAAACTGCCATTGCCAGGCTCCATTCGTCCGCGAACGATAATTGGTGACCCATTTAGTGCAAGCATGAAATTATCCGCCTGCATATTTGGGTAAATTCCCAATCCATCCGCCGGTACTTGGTCAATATTGAAGGTCATTTGTACCGCGAATAACGCCGTGTCACAGCAATATGTCCATGGTAATGTTACGGGTGAATAACGCGCACCTGCTGCCTCGGCAAAGCTAGGCGTGGTCAGCCGTGCGACTGCGACATCGCTTACATCCACAAGGGCCGGTTCTTTACTTGGCGCGCCGCGAAAAATGGGACGGTCGATGGCCAGCCAATAAATTGCCTGCACCAAAATCACAACAACCAACATCTTGGCCAGCTGCGCCCAATTTAATCTTCCGAATCTGTTTATGACACACACCCCTGCTATATTTGGACAATGTAGCAGCGCAATTTATTTGTAAATAGAAGTAAATAGAAAAATAAACGGAAAGCGGGCTTTATATAATGACCGAAATTTGTCGTTGAATATTTGCCTGTAACGATGCGCTCCTCTGCCTTACCCCATCCCATGATATGGGAGACATATTATATGGGATATTACTGCGCGGCATCAGGGCCTAATCCAATTGTGACATGATAATAATGTAGCAGGAGATTGTCCCATGACAGATAATGAAAGCAGAAACCGCCTAATCATTGCGGGCGCATTATCGCTCGCCAACATCGCTTTGGTAACAAGCCTTGTTGGGGCAAGTGTTGCTATGTCTGGCCAAAGCTATGCCCAAGGGCAGAATAGCGCTGCTATTGAAAAACCAAATCGCGCAGTTGCTTGTCCATCGGGATGGCGGCACCCAAATGGAAATACAAAACTGTGTGAACCCATGGGAAGCAGCTCGCCAAAAATATATGCCAAAAAGGCCGAGGCTACCTGCGCGGGGGGATATTTCAAGGTTTATCGCGTGTGGTGTTCAACTAGGAAATAATATTTTGGCGCCCGTATCAAGGGATGCCTTTTCTATACATTTTAAAAAGGAAAATAATTTATGCGTTCACTTTCAACCATGACCTTGCTGGGTGTAGCCGGTTTTGTGCTTTCCTCCGCCAGTTCTCTGGTAACTGCCCCATCGGCTGAGGCACAGGGACGCACAACGGGGCGTCTGGAACTGCCAAGGGAAAAAGGTCTTTGCCCTTATAGATGGAACCGTGAGACTGACACTTTTTGTGTGCCATCTTTGGCCGCCAATCCAACGCCAGCGGTTTATGTCCGGCAAAACAAGAGTATTCCGTGTCAACAGGGCTATTTTGTCGATACAGATAACGATCTGGTGTGCACCTCATATGACAGGATGACCGCGCGTTCGGCCGACATATCCGGCGGCATCGCCAGGGCCGGCATCCTGAACCGCTGTCCCACCGGCTGGCGCGCATCGACCAATAACAAGCAATGCTTCACAGAAATCAAAAACGCGCCTATTCCGCGCTTGAACAACGGCAAGCCGTGTGCGCCGGGTGAGTTGAACGATTGGGGCATCTGGTGCACATCAAATTACGAGCACCTGTCTTATGCTGAAGTTGACCTCGCTGCGACCAGAGACTTCAACGATATCTACGCCAACGCCATGAACGATGGGCTGGATTACAACTCGATTCCGTCAGGTTTGTCTCCCGCTGCCAGGGCATTCTTCAAGGGTGCAAACAAGTCTTCGGGTGCATCCGCCGCTGGATCACAAGCATCAACAGAAACAACACAGGCGAATAGTTGCAAGACTGATACCGAAACTGCCTCTGCCGTTGGCGGTGCAGTGGGCGGCGCGGTGGCTGGGTCAAAAGGTGCTGAGATAGGGTCAACGCTCGGCAAATTGGGCGGGCTAGGTAAGAAGAAGAAAAAGAAGAAAGACGGCTGTTAAGCCTGAAACTACTGCCCGCATGTTCACGATGGCGAAAGGCGGGCAGTGCCACCTTGTTAATTAAGGAAAATATTATGAAATATCCTATTTCAATATTTGCTATATTTGCGTCATTGATGATGGCATCAGCACCGCTGTGTGCCCAAGCTAAAATAGAAACGCTCACTTTTTCCAAACCTGCAAAAGACAGTATTGTGAACGAGCCGGTGGAATTTATCCATCTGGGCTTTGATGCACCGGTTGATCTAGTGACATTGGAAATTATCAACCCCGATGGAACGGTAATGATGGTTTACGACGCCATTAACGAACCGTTTCAGCTGGGCACATATGCGCGATTTTCGATTAACGTACCAGAGCCTTTAATCAAAAACGGTGAATATCTTGCCAAATGGAATATTTCCAAAACCTTGTCTAATAAGAAAAAAAAGAAAAACTATGGTGAGGTAAAATTTAAGATTATATTGCCAGATACAGATGTTGTTAAAGAGGCGGAAACTCAAAATTAATTTACACTGCATAAAATCATCCACCAAATTCACCATGGGACTGCATATTTCAGACACTCAATCGCAACCTATGGTGCACAAAAGAAAGTTTTATCGATGAGAAAGCTCCTTACAATTTCCATATTAACGGCATTCACCTGTTCAAGCGCATTTGCACAGCCCCGCTACACCATGGGCAACGATCCGGTCACGCTAACAGCATCTGAAACCGATCCGTGCAGCTATGGCGTGATTGCCCAATTACCGCCCGAGAGCGCGATTGATGTTTATCCAGGCCCAAGCACTGATTTAGAACCTATTGGCCAACTTGCTGAGGCGCACCCCGTTTGGATTTGCGAGACCAGCAATGACTCAGAGATGGTCGGCATTGTCTATTCGGCTTTCGCAGGCAATGACTCTGAACCTGCTGAGGACTGCGGCGTATCTTCGCCTGTAGCAGAAGATATTGATTATTTGGAACCATGCGAATCTGGCTGGATAATGGCTGAAGATGTCGAACTACTCGCCGGTTGATGAGAGTCATTTTATTTTAATATTATAATCTCTTCATATGTTTTTAATTATGCTTTGGATGGAAACTCCAATATTCGCCTTAAACTATTATATATCATCTGACCTCATTAAATATATGCCATAACTATATTATTTCGATTTCGGTCTTTTCCTCCACCACATTTTGATGCCCGAAATGGATATGGTGATAAGGGCAAGGGCGGTGAAAAGGCCGATAAGTTGGTTTATCCATCCAAATAATTGCCCCTCATGCCATGCGATGCCATAGTTGATGATTTTGTCGGCAATATGTTTGTCGGCAAAACTGCTTTCTTTTACAATCGCGCCGCTATTTTTATCATATAAAATGGTGCGGTTAAGAGTTCGGTTTTGTGCTTCGCTGCTTAATTTCCAAACATCACCATTGGGCGGCCCAAAACGGGCGGGGGCATGGGGAGGTTGGATGATGGCGGGGAAGGGCATATTTTCCTTACTCGCCAAAATGACAATGTCGTTCAGCCCCTTTTTCGGGGGCAGATCTCTTATTTTCTTTGCCTCTGCCTGTGCTTTTAACATCGCGTCATGATCATGGCCGCCATGCGCGTCCACATGCATATCGACATTTTCTTTAATGCCGCCTCCCGACCAATTTTGCGGCTTTGCGTCAACCCAACCCATTTGGGCGCGTATATATTTTATGCCAGCGCCGACATTGTCCGTCCATGGCAGCCCGCTAAATAATAAAATGAGC includes the following:
- a CDS encoding sensor histidine kinase, encoding MLVVVILVQAIYWLAIDRPIFRGAPSKEPALVDVSDVAVARLTTPSFAEAAGARYSPVTLPWTYCCDTALFAVQMTFNIDQVPADGLGIYPNMQADNFMLALNGSPIIVRGRMEPGNGSFHGQVRTLSHMPSGLLKTGANKLTFITLRDGFPYTDVFEPKIAEYSVLEHYVARRLFLASDFYLLTGGLLSLLGLIAIIMMFRSDDWRFAAWLSLFCLGFVANAGYYLWLDPPFDGWGRMLVFFAISHLIPAAMLCFIDSWTGRPVRWLQPITMAIYMCVMVVIAYYIYFVPMPNGFDIPVMIWIWHLGISAVAVAVRLIWHFATSAEDRLLESALMTVIAAALMMDAALNWFPELELLEDNVGNSAVFLLLAMNATFLFRNFRLFQSQGALNMMLQEKVTLREAELAEAALREQALVREQAHDEERRRIMRDLHDGLGSQLMTMMLSARMGEADPPKIAEGLQGVIDEMRLMVDSMDSVGDSLEAAFATFRARIEPRIVAAGFNFQWQQPAAINAPNMGPRDVLQIFRILQEAVTNAIKHSGGSDIMVEISTNADAAIIIMVNDNGCGVVGGVDSDNTASGDAGGGVGRGLSNMRDRARAVGAEYAIYSILGKGTRVTISLPRPA
- a CDS encoding copper resistance protein CopC, which encodes MKYPISIFAIFASLMMASAPLCAQAKIETLTFSKPAKDSIVNEPVEFIHLGFDAPVDLVTLEIINPDGTVMMVYDAINEPFQLGTYARFSINVPEPLIKNGEYLAKWNISKTLSNKKKKKNYGEVKFKIILPDTDVVKEAETQN